A stretch of Saccharomyces cerevisiae S288C chromosome IV, complete sequence DNA encodes these proteins:
- the SMT3 gene encoding SUMO family protein SMT3 (Ubiquitin-like protein of the SUMO family; conjugated to lysine residues of target proteins; associates with transcriptionally active genes; regulates chromatid cohesion, chromosome segregation, APC-mediated proteolysis, DNA replication and septin ring dynamics; human homolog SUMO1 can complement yeast null mutant): MSDSEVNQEAKPEVKPEVKPETHINLKVSDGSSEIFFKIKKTTPLRRLMEAFAKRQGKEMDSLRFLYDGIRIQADQTPEDLDMEDNDIIEAHREQIGGATY; the protein is encoded by the coding sequence ATGTCGGACTCAGAAGTCAATCAAGAAGCTAAGCCAGAGGTCAAGCCAGAAGTCAAGCCTGAGACTCACATCAATTTAAAGGTGTCCGATGGATCTTCAGAGATCTTCTTCAAGATCAAAAAGACCACTCCTTTAAGAAGGCTGATGGAAGCGTTCGCTAAAAGACAGGGTAAGGAAATGGACTCCTTAAGATTCTTGTACGACGGTATTAGAATTCAAGCTGATCAGACCCCTGAAGATTTGGACATGGAGGATAACGATATTATTGAGGCTCACAGAGAACAGATTGGTGGT